A genomic segment from Nicotiana tabacum cultivar K326 chromosome 7, ASM71507v2, whole genome shotgun sequence encodes:
- the LOC107776593 gene encoding putative amidase At4g34880 has protein sequence MNVYSLFAFLILTALSLLGWSQIDICHAFSIKEASITDLQLAFSQNHLTSRQLVEFYIGEISRLNPVLKAVIEINPDALLEAEKADNERNEAITKSCSLSMLHGIPILLKDNIATKDKLNTTAGSFSLLGSVVPRDAGVVTKLRKSGAIVLGKASLSEWAHSRALTAPNGWSPRGGQGKNPYVLSADPCGSSSGSAISVAANMVSVSIGTETRGSILCPASSNAVVGIKPTVGLTSRAGVIPVTPRQDSIGPIARTVADSVHVLDVIVGFDHNDAAATRAAEKLIPPGGYTRFLKVDGLKGKRLGIVREPFFNFTDNPALAQAFEKHLQTLRLQGAVLIDNVNIANIETILDFNLSGEASAVLAEMKIALNAYLQELVDSPVRSLADIIIFNQNNSELEMLKEFGQDIFLAAEATNGIGETELKALRNLSRLTRDGFQKLMKKYKLDALVTADSGVAAVVAIGGFPAISVPAAYDKGVPIGICFSGLKGSEPKLIEIAYGFEQATLVRKPPTFLP, from the exons ATGAACGTTTATTCCTTGTTTGCATTTCTTATTCTAACGGCATTATCTCTTTTGGGATGGTCGCAAATTGATATCTGCCATGCATTCTCGATCAAAGAAGCTAGCATTACTGATCTTCAGCTTGCTTTTAGCCAAAACCATCTAACGTCGAGGCAGCTGGTCGAGTTCTACATAGGAGAAATTTCACGCCTTAATCCAGTTCTTAAAGCTGTTATAGAG ATAAATCCTGACGCACTCTTGGAAGCTGAGAAGGCCGACAATGAGAGGAACGAGGCAATTACGAAGTCATGTTCTTTATCCATGTTGCATGGTATTCCAATACTTCTTAAGGATAATATAGCAACAAAAGATAAGCTTAACACAACTGCTGGATCTTTTTCATTACTGGGATCAGTGGTGCCACGGGACGCAGGTGTAGTGACAAAGCTGAGAAAATCAGGGGCAATTGTACTAGGCAAAGCTAGCCTTAGTGAGTGGGCTCATTCTAGGGCGCTAACGGCACCCAATGGCTGGAGTCCCAGAGGTGGACAAGGAAAG AATCCTTATGTTCTCTCAGCAGACCCTTGTGGCTCCAGTAGCGGATCAGCAATATCAGTGGCAGCAAACATGGTATCTGTATCAATAGGGACAGAAACCCGTGGTTCCATTTTATGCCCCGCCAGCTCTAATGCAGTTGTAGGCATCAAACCAACCGTTGGTCTCACTAGCCGAGCTGGGGTCATCCCAGTTACTCCCAGACAAGACTCCATTGG GCCAATTGCTAGAACTGTAGCGGATTCTGTTCATGTTCTTGATGTTATTGTAGGCTTTGACCACAATGATGCAGCTGCAACTCGTGCAGCAGAAAAATTAATCCCTCCTGGTGGTTATACTCGATTTCTGAAAGTAGATGGCCTCAAGGGCAAGAGATTGGGAATAGTGAGGGAACCATTCTTCAATTTCACAGATAATCCTGCTTTGGCTCAAGCTTTTGAGAAACATCTCCAAACACTCAG GCTACAAGGTGCAGTCTTGATAGATAATGTGAACATAGCGAACATTGAGACAATTTTAGACTTTAATCTGAGCGGTGAAGCATCAGCAGTATTGGCTGAAATGAAGATAGCCTTAAATGCTTATCTACAAGAGCTAGTTGATTCCCCTGTTCGATCTTTAGCAGATATAATAATCTTCAATCAAAACAATTCTGAACTG GAAATGCTCAAGGAATTTGGTCAAGATATATTTTTGGCAGCTGAAGCAACAAATGGAATTGGGGAAACAGAATTGAAAGCTTTGAGGAATTTATCAAGATTAACAAGagatggattccaaaagttgatgAAAAAGTATAAGTTGGATGCATTGGTAACTGCTGATTCTGgtgttgctgctgttgttgcAATTGGTGGATTTCCAGCAATTAGTGTGCCTGCTGCATATGACAAAGGGGTGCCTATTGGCATTTGTTTTAGTGGGTTGAAAGGGTCTGAGCCTAAATTAATTGAAATTGCCTACGGCTTTGAGCAAGCAACCCTGGTTAGAAAACCTCCTACATTTTTACCCTGA